From a region of the Entelurus aequoreus isolate RoL-2023_Sb linkage group LG27, RoL_Eaeq_v1.1, whole genome shotgun sequence genome:
- the LOC133644814 gene encoding protein NDNF-like encodes MRQYKGWSRFLLLLLLLEWVSAQKLPTRDEELFQMQIRDKFLFHDSSVVPDGAEISGFLFRDTPKRYYFVVEEDNTPLSVTVTPCDAPLEWKLTLQELPEDASGGTSGEPEVLDQQKQQVTVDEGAELFTYKGNDVESYVAASSPAGLYQLELLCTEKDSNFKAYASTTPESDQPYPELPYDPRVDVTSLGRTTVTLAWKPTPTGFLMGQPVQYCLVINKEHNFKSMCAAEAKMSADDAFMAAPKPGRDFSPFDFAHFGFYPPDASAKARGPATNKIPRSYGAKPKDIQKVCIGNKNIFTVSQLKPDTQYYFDVFALNAATNASTAYVGTFARTKEEARQKTVELKDGKVADVFIERKGSKFLRFAPVSSHQKVALFLHACLDAVQVQVRRDGKLLLSQNVEGVRHFQLRGKPKAKYLIRLRGSRKGASTMKVQVSTRPDNKQPFPALPDDTRIKAFDKLRTCTSVTVAWLGTGERNKYCVYRKEVAHDYGEERRRREQNRCAGPGARDKAEKVLCKFFHSDNPQKAVTTETVGGLQPGKAYLLDVYAVAHGGHAVKYQSKLVKTRKYC; translated from the exons ATGAGGCAGTACAAAGGCTGGAGTAGGTTCCTGCTGTTGCTGCTTTTACTTGAGTGGGTTTCCGCACAGAAGTTACCAACGAGAGATGAAGAACTTTTTCAGATGCAAATCAGAGACAAATTTTTGTTCCACGATTCTTCCGTCGTTCCTGACGGCGCCGAGATCAGCGGCTTCCTTTTCAGGGACACGCCCAAAAG GTACTACTTTGTGGTGGAAGAAGACAACACACCACTGTCAGTGACGGTGACGCCGTGTGACGCTCCTCTGGAGTGGAAACTGACCCTGCAGGAACTTCCTGAGGACGCCAGCGGAGGAACTTCAG GTGAGCCGGAGGTGTTGGACCAGCAGAAGCAGCAGGTGACGGTAGACGAGGGGGCGGAGCTCTTCACCTACAAAGGTAACGACGTGGAGTCCTACGTGGCGGCCAGCTCGCCCGCCGGCCTCTACCAGCTGGAGCTGCTGTGCACGGAGAAGGACAGCAACTTCAAGGCGTACGCCAGCACCACGCCCGAGTCGGACCAGCCGTACCCGGAGCTGCCGTACGACCCCCGCGTGGACGTGACCTCGCTGGGCCGCACCACCGTCACCTTGGCCTGGAAGCCCACGCCCACCGGCTTCCTCATGGGTCAGCCCGTCCAGTACTGCCTGGTCATCAACAAGGAGCACAACTTCAAGAGCATGTGCGCCGCCGAGGCCAAGATGAGCGCCGACGACGCCTTCATGGCGGCGCCCAAGCCCGGCAGGGACTTCAGCCCCTTCGACTTCGCCCACTTCGGCTTCTACCCGCCCGACGCCTCGGCCAAGGCGCGCGGCCCGGCCACCAACAAGATCCCGCGCTCGTACGGCGCCAAGCCCAAAGACATCCAGAAGGTGTGCATCGGCAACAAGAACATCTTCACCGTCTCCCAGCTGAAGCCCGACACGCAGTACTACTTTGACGTCTTCGCCCTCAACGCCGCCACCAACGCCAGCACCGCCTACGTGGGCACCTTCGCCCGCACCAAGGAGGAGGCCCGCCAGAAGACGGTGGAGCTGAAAGACGGCAAAGTCGCCGACGTCTTCATCGAGAGGAAAGGCAGCAAGTTCCTGCGCTTCGCCCCGGTGTCCTCGCACCAGAAGGTGGCGCTCTTCCTGCACGCCTGCCTGGACGCGGTGCAGGTGCAGGTGCGGCGCGACGGCAAGCTGCTGCTCTCCCAGAACGTGGAGGGCGTGCGGCACTTCCAGCTGCGAGGCAAGCCCAAAGCCAAGTACCTGATCCGGCTGCGGGGGAGTCGCAAGGGCGCCTCCACCATGAAGGTCCAGGTCAGCACCCGGCCCGACAACAAGCAGCCCTTCCCCGCCCTCCCCGACGACACCCGCATCAAGGCCTTCGACAAGCTCCGCACCTGCACCTCCGTCACCGTGGCCTGGCTGGGCACGGGCGAGCGCAACAAGTACTGCGTCTACCGCAAGGAGGTGGCCCACGACTACGGCGAGGAGCGGCGCCGGCGGGAGCAGAACCGCTGCGCCGGCCCCGGCGCCCGCGACAAGGCGGAGAAGGTCCTCTGCAAGTTCTTCCACAGCGACAACCCGCAGAAGGCCGTCACCACGGAAACCGTCGGCGGGCTGCAGCCCGGGAAGGCCTACCTGCTGGACGTGTACGCGGTGGCGCACGGCGGCCACGCCGTCAAATACCAGAGCAAGCTGGTGAAAACCAGGAAGTACTGCTGA